The region GACGAATGCATTTTCCGATATTCCGAGCTTGCCGCGAATCCGCGTACGTTCTTCGTCGTTCTTCAGGGTGAACTTCCCGAGATCGATTCCGTTGGGAATCACCCGAATTTTCGATGCGGGTGTGAGTTCCTCCCGCAGCAGATGCGTGCGCACGGGCTCGGATACCGCAACCACGGCCTTCGCCAGACGGGCCGCGGCCACATAGGCCATGCGCTGGCGGCGTGAAACGTCGCGGTAGGGCAAATGACGGGTGTAGAGGCCCCTCACCCCCACGAGCCGCGCAAGTGCGACCACTTGCCAGTCGGTGGGACGGTTGTGCACATGGACCAGACGCACCTCATGCTCGCGCAGATAGGCCTGCACTTCCCCGCGAGCTGTTGCGTCCCGAATCCCGGGAAGGGCAATGCGCCGAACCGGCACGCTGCGCCGGGCGGCTTCGGCTTCCAGTGGATTTTCGAAGAGATTGCGCCCGGAGTCTTCGGGCCCGGCGCAGAGCAGCTCGCTGCGATAACGCTCCCTCGGCAGACGCGCAGCCAGCTCGAGCGCCACGCGTTCGGCGCCGCCCACCTGGAGGCTGCTCACCACCTGGACAATGAGCGGTTTCATGCGCGTTGCCTCCGAAAGAGCTGCAGAATCTCGCTCGCCTGCGGGCTGCCGAGCAGGCGCGAAATAAGCAGATAGATTACCGGCGCCGCCAGTGCCATCGCGAAGAGGCGCCCGCCGATCGCTCCCTGCCCTTCGCCGGCGAGCAGCACGCCCGCCGCCAGCGGAAGCGCCAGCAACGGAAGGCCCGCCAGTGCAGCGCGCGCAAATCCTGTCCAGAATTCGCGCCCGAAGAGACCGGGATTGTTTCGCGCAAAGAGCCACGCACCAAGTGGTAGGCCCACTACGGCATTGATGGACGTAACGGCTGCAAGGCCCACCACGCCGTAGCGCTCTACCAGCAACCAGTCGAAGATCACGTTGAGGATCATGGGCGAGAGTCCCGCCCAAAGCATGGGGGAAATGGTCCGTTGCTGCGCGTAAAAAGATTTCACCAGCACACTGCCAAAAGCCATGCACGCGATGAGCGCGCTGTAGGCGCGAAGTACGTTCGTGAGGATTGTCAGTTCCTCGGGACCGCGCGCGCGCCCGTAAAGCAGGAACGTCGCAAGATCGGGGGCAGCCGCCCAGGTCCAGATCGCCGCGGGAATGCCGATGAAAAATACGGCGGCAAATCCCTCCCGACTTGCGTCATTGGAAGTGTTTCCTGCGGCTGCTTCTTTCGAAAGGCGGGTGAAGAGAACCGTTACCAGCGGCATGCTCAGGATTGCCTGCACCACGCTCACCCATCGATCTGCGTAATGCAGCAGAGAAAGGCTTCCTTCAGAAAGAAAGGACACAAAAAACCGGTCCACCGCAACATTCACCCGTGTTGAAGCCGCCACGATAACGACCGGAATTCCCATCGCGTAGAATCTTCGAAGCGAGGGATGCGCCAGATCGAAACCGCCAACGCTGGCACGCAGTTCCGATCCAAGCAGCACCAGCGTCGCGGCGAGTCCGACGAAAACCTGCAGCATCACCAAAGCGAAGACGCCGTAGCGGTCCTTGAAAGCCAGGAACAGCGTGAGCAACACAAGCGATTGAATCATGCCGGCCAGCGCCGGACGAGCGTAATTCTCTCGCGCGTTGTGGGTCTGGGTGAGATAGGCCAACAACACTGAAGGAATGAGCCCCGCCCCCGTCCAGAGGAGATACTTTCCCGCAAGGGCGTGGGCCTCCCCCGCCAGACCGGGAGTAAAGATACCGAGCGCGACTTCGGGAAAGAGCGCAAAACCCGCGGCCAGCAAGGCCCCCAGCACACCGATGGGAACAAACAGGGAATTGCGCGCGGTCGCATAGGCTTCGACGCCTGCCTCGCGCTCGCGAAGGAGCTGCGGAACAAGAAGCTGGCCCACG is a window of Chrysiogenia bacterium DNA encoding:
- a CDS encoding glycosyltransferase — its product is MKPLIVQVVSSLQVGGAERVALELAARLPRERYRSELLCAGPEDSGRNLFENPLEAEAARRSVPVRRIALPGIRDATARGEVQAYLREHEVRLVHVHNRPTDWQVVALARLVGVRGLYTRHLPYRDVSRRQRMAYVAAARLAKAVVAVSEPVRTHLLREELTPASKIRVIPNGIDLGKFTLKNDEERTRIRGKLGISENAFVWICAARLAEQKGHKYLLDAFAQLAEDSARTLLLAGDGPLEGALEAQAEKLGISAQVHFLGARTDVPALLGAADAYVCSSHSEGHPLSVLEALAMNLPVVAPRLSPITAVGADAFIEYFGPEQKGWAARHDPAELAQAMATVERRKTYAENARAFVESRYGIERMIDAHTQLYAEILGR